In the genome of Micromonospora terminaliae, one region contains:
- a CDS encoding GNAT family N-acetyltransferase yields the protein MSEIEIRAQRFDAPESQALIRAALADLGARYGGNGDDTPVDAAEFEPPAGTFLVAYLDGEPVGCGGWRSHGDDTAELKRMYTAPAARGRGVARAVLAAVERSARDHGRKRIILECGDKQPEAIAMYTSAGYERIPNFGFYQDAPGCLSYGRTL from the coding sequence GTGAGTGAGATCGAGATCCGGGCGCAGCGCTTCGACGCGCCCGAGTCGCAGGCGTTGATCCGGGCGGCCCTGGCCGACCTCGGCGCGCGGTACGGCGGCAACGGCGACGACACCCCGGTCGACGCGGCCGAGTTCGAGCCGCCGGCCGGCACCTTCCTGGTGGCCTACCTCGACGGGGAGCCGGTGGGCTGCGGCGGGTGGCGCAGCCACGGCGACGACACGGCCGAGCTGAAGCGGATGTACACGGCGCCGGCGGCCCGGGGCCGGGGCGTGGCCCGAGCGGTGCTCGCCGCCGTCGAGCGGTCCGCCCGGGACCACGGCCGCAAGCGGATCATCCTGGAGTGCGGCGACAAGCAGCCCGAGGCGATCGCCATGTACACCTCGGCCGGCTACGAGCGCATCCCGAACTTCGGCTTCTACCAGGACGCGCCCGGCTGCCTCTCGTACGGCCGCACGCTCTGA